The following are encoded together in the Parabacteroides chongii genome:
- a CDS encoding lysylphosphatidylglycerol synthase transmembrane domain-containing protein, protein MNFKSILQTFVKIFLPLGFGCLLLWFLYSNMDISEIWRVIREGVRYDIILVSLLFGLFANVVRGLRWGLLISSLGERFKMSNIIYAVLGNYAVNMVLPRVGEVWRCGIITKYDKIPFTKLFGTLLIDRVSDTIVVGTITLLIFIFNFDFFISFFARNPALLEGFQKMFDSIWIYVGAVILVAGIWFVFKYMSNFTLVQKAKALLLNVWDGMKSIWLLKQKDRFVLQTLMIWGGYFCYFYITFYAFDFTRDLGITVGLIAFTMSSIGVAVPVQAGIGAWHFMVIATLVCFGVNENDAAAFALVVHTVQTVWTVLCGLFGIVALPLTNRDNSKELAVE, encoded by the coding sequence ATGAATTTTAAGAGTATCCTACAAACGTTTGTCAAGATATTTTTACCCTTAGGTTTTGGCTGTTTGTTGCTGTGGTTTCTGTATAGCAATATGGATATCAGCGAGATATGGCGCGTTATCCGTGAAGGGGTGAGATATGATATAATACTGGTTTCTTTGCTGTTCGGTTTGTTTGCCAACGTGGTCCGCGGATTGCGTTGGGGGCTGTTGATCTCCTCTTTGGGTGAACGCTTCAAGATGAGTAATATCATTTATGCCGTGCTGGGTAATTATGCCGTGAATATGGTATTGCCGCGTGTCGGGGAAGTATGGCGTTGCGGAATCATCACCAAATACGATAAGATTCCTTTCACCAAATTGTTCGGGACCTTGCTGATCGACCGTGTGAGCGATACGATCGTGGTCGGAACGATCACTTTGCTGATCTTTATATTCAATTTCGACTTCTTTATCAGTTTCTTTGCACGCAATCCGGCGTTGCTCGAAGGCTTTCAGAAAATGTTCGATTCGATATGGATTTACGTAGGTGCAGTAATTTTAGTTGCCGGAATTTGGTTTGTTTTCAAATATATGAGTAACTTTACGCTGGTTCAGAAAGCAAAGGCGTTGTTGCTGAATGTATGGGACGGAATGAAGAGCATCTGGCTCTTAAAGCAGAAAGACCGTTTCGTCTTACAGACACTGATGATATGGGGTGGTTATTTCTGTTATTTCTATATCACGTTCTACGCTTTTGACTTCACCCGCGATTTGGGGATAACGGTCGGACTGATCGCCTTTACCATGAGTAGTATCGGGGTTGCCGTCCCTGTACAGGCAGGTATCGGAGCCTGGCATTTTATGGTGATCGCTACATTGGTTTGCTTCGGTGTCAACGAGAATGATGCTGCCGCTTTTGCCCTTGTGGTTCATACAGTACAGACAGTCTGGACGGTGTTATGCGGTTTGTTCGGTATTGTGGCTTTGCCGCTTACCAACAGAGATAACAGCAAAGAGCTGGCAGTAGAATAA